DNA sequence from the Acidimicrobiia bacterium genome:
TGGAACTTCATGCTCGCGCTGCGCAGCCGGGGCCTCGGCTCGGCATGGGTCACGATGAACCTCGGGCATCCCGATGGCGAGCGCGACACGGCGGACGTCCTCGGTATCCCGTACGAGCGGTACACCCAAGCCGGGATGTTCCCCGTGGGATACACCGTGGGCACCGACTTCAAACCGGTGCCCACGCCCGACATCCACGAGGTCGTGCACTGGGACCGCTGGTAGCGCGTTACGCGCCGGCGCGCGCTTCGTGCTTGGCCGCGAGCACGACCGGGGGCGCTTCGCGCCAGCTGGCGATGCCGTCTTCGGGAAGCGCGGCCGGCATCCGGTTGTCGTGCACCTCGGCCCAGTGCGAATGGTTGAGCTGGTGGATCGTGAAGCATGCCGCCAACGCGTTCTGGAAGCCCATGTTGTCGACGCTCTGGTTGACCGACTCCTTGATGAGGAGCGCGGTCATCGTGGGGAGGGCTGCGATCCGGCGCGCGAAATCGAGCGTGCGATCGGCGAGCTCGTCGGTGGGGAAGACCTTGCTCACCATGCCGAGCCGGAATGCCTCCTCGACGTCGAGCGCGTCGCCCGTGAGCATGAGCTCCTTCGTCTTGCGCGGTCCGAACTCCCATGGATGCGCGAAGTACTCCACGCCGCACATTCCCAACCGGGTGCCGACCACGTCGGCGAAGCGCGCGTCTTCCGCTGCCACGATGAGGTCGCAGGCCCACATGAGCATGAGACCCGCGGCGTAGACCGTGCCGTTGACCTGGGCGATGGTGATCTTGCGCAGGTTGCGCCAGCGCTTGGTGTTCTCGAAGAAGTAGTGCCACTCCTGGAGCATCCGCCTCTCCGCGCCCTTGCGGGTGGCGCCGTTGATCGAGAACGTGGGGTGCGCGTCGGGCCCACCCGGCCGTTCGGCGATCGCTTCCTTCGAACCGAGGTCGTGCCCCGACGAGAAGATCGGGCCCGCACCACCGAGGATGACCACCCGAACCGTGTCATCCGCCTCCGCGCGGAGGAACGCGTCGTCGAGCTCCACGAGCAGGCCGCGGTTCTGCGCGTTCCGGCTCTGCTCGCGGCTGAGCATGATCCGCGCGATCGCGCCGTCGTCGAGGGTCTCGTATGTGACGTACTTGTACTCAGCCATGTTCACCGATCCTGTTCGTTGATGTGGACCTTCAGCCTTGCGCGCTCTCGACCTCGCTCGCGAGGGGGGTACGGCACGGCGAGGTCGAGGAACGCGCGAGATTGCCACGCATCGGGCGCTTCATCCAATTGCCGGTGCAGGACGGAAGCGCGGCATGGCGTAGGTATCGGTGACCTTCTCGAAGACAACCTGCACGGCGTCGCCGACGCGCACCGTTTCGGGATCGCAGTCGAGGATGTTCGCGATCATGCGCGCACCTGCTCCTTGCGTGCCGTCGAGGTTGATCACTCCGGAAACATACGGGACCACCTCCGCGAGGTGCGGTGCGAGTGGATGGCGGACCACGGTGAACGAGTAGATCGTGCCCGTTCCGGGCTCCAACCTCGACCGCACCAACCACGGCAATCCCGACCAGCCGTCCACTGCCGAACCCGCCGAAGTTCCTCACCTCACCATGCCGCGCTGAGACGAAGATCGAGCATCACCTCAAGCCCTGGCTGAACCTCACCATGCCACCGCTCCGTCGCGGCGCAACCTCGCTGCCTCGTCGGTGTCGTAGCCGAGTTCGCGGAGGATCTCTTGCGTGTGCGCGCCC
Encoded proteins:
- a CDS encoding enoyl-CoA hydratase, with protein sequence MAEYKYVTYETLDDGAIARIMLSREQSRNAQNRGLLVELDDAFLRAEADDTVRVVILGGAGPIFSSGHDLGSKEAIAERPGGPDAHPTFSINGATRKGAERRMLQEWHYFFENTKRWRNLRKITIAQVNGTVYAAGLMLMWACDLIVAAEDARFADVVGTRLGMCGVEYFAHPWEFGPRKTKELMLTGDALDVEEAFRLGMVSKVFPTDELADRTLDFARRIAALPTMTALLIKESVNQSVDNMGFQNALAACFTIHQLNHSHWAEVHDNRMPAALPEDGIASWREAPPVVLAAKHEARAGA
- a CDS encoding OB-fold domain-containing protein; the encoded protein is MVRHPLAPHLAEVVPYVSGVINLDGTQGAGARMIANILDCDPETVRVGDAVQVVFEKVTDTYAMPRFRPAPAIG